The Microbacterium foliorum genome has a window encoding:
- the xylA gene encoding xylose isomerase, translating to MPTPTRDDKFSFGLWTVGYNGADPFGGPTRPALDVVHAVEKLAELGAYGLTFHDDDLFAFGSTDAERQTQIDRLTGALADTGLIVPMVTTNLFSAPVFKDGGFTSNDRDVRRFALRKVLRNLDLAAELGAKTFVMWGGREGAEYDSAKDIRQALERYREAVNLLGDYVTDKGYDIRFAIEPKPNEPRGDILLPTLGHAIAFIDSLERPELVGVNPEVGHEQMAGLNFTAGIAQALFHGKLFHIDLNGQRGIKYDQDLVFGHGDLHNAFSLVDLLENGGPGGVPAYDGPRHFDYKPSRTEDESGVWDSAAANMRTYLLLKERAAAFRADPEVQEALAAARVDELATPTLDPGESYDDLLADRSAYEDFDASAYFGGKGFGFVRLQQLATEHLLGAR from the coding sequence ATGCCCACTCCCACCCGTGACGACAAGTTCTCCTTCGGCCTGTGGACCGTGGGCTACAACGGAGCCGACCCGTTCGGCGGCCCCACCCGGCCCGCGCTCGACGTCGTCCATGCCGTCGAGAAGCTCGCAGAGCTGGGCGCCTACGGTCTCACCTTCCACGACGACGACCTGTTCGCCTTCGGATCGACCGACGCCGAGCGCCAGACGCAGATCGACCGCCTCACCGGCGCGCTCGCCGACACCGGCCTGATCGTTCCGATGGTGACGACCAACCTCTTCAGCGCCCCCGTCTTCAAAGACGGCGGCTTCACCTCGAACGACCGCGACGTGCGGCGATTCGCCCTGCGCAAGGTGCTGCGCAACCTCGACCTCGCCGCCGAGCTCGGCGCCAAGACGTTCGTGATGTGGGGCGGTCGCGAAGGCGCCGAGTACGACTCCGCGAAAGACATCCGCCAGGCGCTCGAACGCTACCGCGAGGCGGTCAACCTGCTCGGCGACTACGTCACCGACAAGGGCTACGACATCCGCTTCGCCATCGAGCCCAAGCCGAACGAGCCGCGAGGCGACATCCTCCTGCCCACCCTCGGGCACGCGATCGCGTTCATCGACTCGCTCGAGCGCCCCGAGCTCGTGGGCGTGAACCCCGAGGTCGGTCATGAGCAGATGGCCGGGCTCAACTTCACCGCCGGCATCGCACAGGCCCTGTTCCACGGCAAGCTGTTCCACATCGACCTCAACGGCCAGCGGGGCATCAAGTACGACCAGGATCTCGTGTTCGGCCACGGCGACCTGCACAACGCGTTCTCGCTGGTCGACCTGCTCGAGAACGGCGGCCCCGGGGGCGTTCCCGCCTACGACGGGCCCCGGCACTTCGACTACAAGCCCAGCCGCACCGAGGACGAGTCCGGGGTCTGGGACTCGGCCGCCGCGAACATGCGCACCTACCTGCTGCTCAAGGAGCGGGCCGCCGCATTCCGCGCCGACCCCGAGGTGCAGGAGGCGCTCGCCGCAGCGCGCGTCGACGAGCTGGCGACGCCCACCCTCGACCCCGGCGAGTCCTACGACGACCTGCTCGCGGACCGCTCCGCCTATGAGGACTTCGACGCGAGCGCGTACTTCGGCGGCAAGGGATTCGGCTTCGTCCGCCTGCAGCAGCTCGCGACCGAGCACCTGCTCGGCGCCCGCTGA
- a CDS encoding ROK family transcriptional regulator: MPSQPSPAPGTRAHNLSRVLRVVHEDGARSRAALTEQTGLNRSTIADLVGELVRRGLVDERIPDIAGRVGRPSPVVSASARVVAIAVNPEVDAIEIAAVGLDRSILARERLPNRDTPTPEAVAETIAGRVAAWRDGPLADARIEAVGVAVPGLVRTSDGVVRNAPHLAWIDVPLAELVRAATGTPTFVDNDATLGAIAEHRYGAGRGIDDIVYLNGGASGIGGGLIIHGRAVAGAGGYAGEFGQNRPRISADGDRRTGDGVLEAEVSRRLLLDAVGLDAVGPHAADDETLDAELSASTSDAVSDEITRQAHVLASALANAVNVLNPSLVVLGGFLATIADLRSEQIAADVGALAMSESVEGLEIRPADLGADRLLIGAAELAFAGLLADPGERS, translated from the coding sequence ATGCCGTCACAGCCGAGCCCCGCGCCGGGCACGCGCGCCCACAATCTCTCGCGCGTCCTGCGGGTCGTGCACGAGGACGGCGCCCGCTCGAGGGCCGCTCTCACGGAGCAGACCGGACTGAACCGTTCGACGATCGCCGACCTGGTGGGGGAGCTGGTGCGCCGGGGACTCGTCGACGAGCGCATCCCCGACATCGCGGGTCGGGTGGGTCGCCCGTCGCCGGTCGTGAGCGCGTCGGCTCGAGTCGTCGCGATCGCGGTGAACCCCGAGGTGGACGCCATCGAGATCGCCGCCGTCGGCCTCGACCGCAGCATCCTCGCGCGCGAGCGGCTGCCCAACCGCGACACTCCCACGCCCGAGGCCGTCGCCGAGACGATCGCCGGTCGCGTGGCGGCCTGGCGGGACGGCCCCCTCGCCGACGCGCGCATCGAGGCCGTCGGCGTCGCGGTGCCCGGTCTCGTGCGCACCTCCGACGGCGTCGTGCGCAACGCCCCGCACCTGGCGTGGATCGACGTGCCGCTCGCTGAGCTGGTGCGGGCTGCGACCGGCACGCCGACCTTCGTCGACAACGACGCCACGCTCGGCGCCATCGCCGAGCACCGCTACGGTGCCGGGCGGGGAATCGACGACATCGTGTACCTGAACGGCGGGGCGTCGGGCATCGGCGGCGGCCTGATCATCCACGGTCGGGCGGTCGCGGGGGCGGGCGGCTACGCGGGGGAGTTCGGACAGAACCGGCCGCGCATCTCGGCGGACGGCGACCGCCGCACCGGCGACGGCGTGCTCGAAGCGGAGGTGAGTCGGCGGCTGCTGCTCGACGCGGTCGGCCTCGACGCGGTCGGCCCGCACGCCGCCGATGACGAGACGCTCGACGCCGAGCTCTCCGCCTCGACCTCGGACGCGGTGTCCGACGAGATCACGCGCCAGGCGCACGTGCTCGCGAGCGCACTGGCCAACGCCGTCAACGTGCTCAATCCGAGCCTCGTCGTGCTCGGCGGCTTCCTCGCGACGATCGCGGATCTGCGCTCCGAGCAGATCGCCGCAGACGTCGGCGCTCTCGCGATGTCCGAGAGTGTCGAGGGGCTCGAGATCCGTCCTGCTGACCTCGGTGCAGACCGCCTGCTGATCGGAGCCGCCGAACTCGCCTTCGCCGGTCTGCTGGCGGACCCGGGGGAGCGCAGCTGA
- a CDS encoding GyrI-like domain-containing protein translates to MAIDPKKTLDAYRARRGEFRILEVPAMQYLMIDGAGDPNTAPAYSDAVGALFPLAYTLKFESRKSLGIDTVVMPLEGLWHAPDMESFTSRRDKSAWVWTLMVMVPDHVTPEMFTDAVEAVEQKAAKKKQPQKPALRTVRLETLDEGLCVQTLHVGSYDDEAPVLADLHERFIPDNGLRMTGLHHEVYLSDVRRVQPARLRTILRQPVERVG, encoded by the coding sequence ATGGCGATCGATCCGAAGAAGACGCTCGACGCCTACCGAGCGAGGCGGGGCGAGTTCCGCATCCTCGAGGTGCCGGCGATGCAGTACCTGATGATCGACGGTGCGGGTGACCCGAACACGGCGCCGGCCTACTCCGATGCCGTCGGGGCGCTCTTCCCGCTGGCCTACACGCTCAAGTTCGAGAGCAGGAAGAGCCTCGGAATCGACACGGTCGTGATGCCGCTGGAAGGGCTGTGGCACGCGCCCGACATGGAGTCGTTCACCTCGCGGCGAGACAAGTCGGCGTGGGTGTGGACGCTGATGGTCATGGTTCCCGACCATGTCACGCCCGAGATGTTCACCGACGCCGTCGAGGCGGTCGAGCAGAAGGCGGCGAAGAAGAAGCAGCCGCAGAAACCGGCACTGCGCACGGTGCGCCTCGAGACGCTCGACGAGGGACTCTGCGTGCAGACCCTGCACGTCGGCTCGTACGACGACGAAGCCCCGGTCCTCGCCGATCTGCATGAGCGGTTCATCCCCGACAACGGCCTGCGCATGACGGGCTTGCATCATGAGGTCTACCTCAGCGACGTCCGGCGGGTCCAGCCGGCGAGGCTCCGCACCATCCTGCGGCAGCCGGTCGAGCGCGTGGGGTGA
- a CDS encoding nuclear transport factor 2 family protein: MSAIDIVGQYGAAMAAGDMQALAETFAADAVWHQPGRSQVSGDKVGSEAIMAHLGHFMELSGGTFVLETDSVTESGDLVSATVRFRAAREGYADLDQHGVDVFRVAAGRIAEVWLISEDQQAEDAFWGHA; encoded by the coding sequence ATGTCGGCGATCGACATCGTGGGACAGTACGGGGCGGCCATGGCCGCGGGAGACATGCAGGCGCTGGCGGAGACGTTCGCCGCGGATGCCGTCTGGCACCAGCCGGGCAGGAGCCAGGTCTCCGGCGACAAGGTCGGCTCTGAGGCGATCATGGCGCATCTCGGTCACTTCATGGAGCTGAGCGGTGGCACCTTCGTCCTTGAGACCGACTCGGTGACCGAGAGCGGCGATCTCGTGTCGGCGACGGTGCGCTTCCGCGCCGCGCGCGAGGGATATGCGGATCTCGATCAGCACGGCGTCGATGTGTTCCGCGTGGCGGCCGGGCGGATCGCGGAGGTGTGGCTGATCAGTGAGGACCAGCAGGCGGAAGACGCGTTCTGGGGCCACGCCTGA
- a CDS encoding winged helix-turn-helix transcriptional regulator: protein MSPSWTVFSSSCPSRASLARVANKWTAMIVILLHEEPLRFGELHRKVEGITKKVLVDTLRALDRDGMLVRAVDDDGHARYRLTPLGRTLHEPLQALRIWAESHVDEVLDAQDRYDDEADRRLLGGSDGAGVSAAVRPTDASPRGDILQG, encoded by the coding sequence ATGAGCCCCTCATGGACCGTGTTCTCCTCCAGTTGCCCGTCGCGCGCGTCGTTGGCGCGGGTGGCCAACAAGTGGACCGCGATGATCGTGATCCTCCTGCACGAGGAGCCGTTGCGGTTCGGCGAGCTGCACCGGAAGGTCGAGGGGATCACGAAGAAGGTCCTGGTCGACACTCTTCGCGCACTCGACCGTGACGGCATGCTCGTGCGCGCGGTGGACGACGACGGACATGCACGCTATCGGCTCACCCCGCTCGGGCGCACACTGCACGAACCGCTGCAGGCTCTGCGGATCTGGGCGGAATCGCATGTCGACGAGGTCCTCGACGCCCAGGATCGCTACGACGACGAGGCCGACCGTCGACTTCTCGGCGGCAGCGATGGCGCGGGCGTGAGCGCCGCCGTGCGCCCCACCGATGCCTCGCCACGCGGCGATATCCTGCAGGGATGA
- a CDS encoding DUF1206 domain-containing protein — MTSSPKDAARTAQHSDAFRRVARAGFVMVGVVHIIIGAIAISIASGGGGDADQDGAMEQIRSTPIGGLLLAVVAAALIALAIWQGVAAFVAVGGEVKKWGQRIKLVGIAIAYLVISGLALVYAFGGDVESEESSKTLSAVLLSAPGGVFLLIAIGLTVVGVGIGFLVSGVTTGFRKMLDLPSGAGRPPIVVLGIFGYIAKGIAVGVTGVLFVVAAWTHDAEKSGGLDAALRSLIELPFGRVVLWVVGLGLALYGVFSIVRARYARM; from the coding sequence ATGACCTCCTCTCCGAAGGATGCCGCGCGCACGGCCCAACATTCCGATGCCTTCCGCCGTGTGGCACGGGCGGGTTTCGTGATGGTGGGTGTGGTGCACATCATCATCGGAGCCATAGCCATCTCGATCGCTTCGGGCGGTGGCGGGGATGCCGATCAGGACGGCGCGATGGAGCAGATCCGCTCGACGCCGATCGGCGGCCTGCTGCTCGCCGTGGTCGCCGCGGCGCTCATCGCGCTGGCGATCTGGCAGGGCGTGGCCGCGTTCGTCGCGGTCGGCGGCGAGGTGAAGAAGTGGGGGCAGCGCATCAAGCTGGTCGGCATCGCCATCGCGTACCTGGTGATCTCCGGTCTCGCGCTCGTCTACGCGTTCGGCGGCGACGTGGAATCCGAGGAGTCGTCGAAGACGCTCAGTGCCGTGCTGCTGTCGGCGCCCGGCGGCGTCTTCCTGCTGATCGCGATCGGCCTGACCGTCGTGGGCGTGGGCATCGGCTTCCTCGTCAGCGGCGTGACCACCGGCTTCCGCAAGATGCTCGACCTGCCGTCGGGAGCGGGGCGTCCGCCCATCGTCGTGCTCGGGATCTTCGGATACATCGCCAAGGGCATCGCCGTCGGCGTCACCGGCGTGCTGTTCGTCGTCGCCGCATGGACGCATGACGCAGAGAAGTCGGGCGGCCTCGACGCGGCGCTGCGCAGTCTCATCGAGCTGCCGTTCGGACGTGTCGTGCTGTGGGTCGTCGGTCTCGGGCTCGCGCTGTACGGCGTGTTCTCGATCGTGCGCGCCCGCTATGCCCGGATGTGA
- a CDS encoding cysteine desulfurase: MSTSRDDDAISPPSDGPLTDQEVRRLREDFPILQTEVHGHPLSYLDSGATSQRPFSVLDAEREFASTLNAAVHRGAHTLAAEATEVFEDARESVARFIGAGEGELVWTSNATEALNLIAYSLSNASLGRGGAAAEPLRLREGDEIVTTEMEHHANLIPWQELAARTGATLRVIPLDDHGALRLDAAAEIISARTRLVAVTHVSNVLGVINPVAQLVGLAREVGALVVLDACQSAPHLPLDVHALDVDFAVISGHKMLGPTGIGALYGRRELLEIMPPFLTGGSMITTVTTTEASYLPPPQRFEAGTQRVSQVVALAAAVDYLTAVGMPRIAAHEAALGARLFDGLTAIDGVRVLGAGIALPRVGLASFDVDGIHSHDVGQFLDDLGIAVRVGHHCAQPLHRRLGITSSTRASTYLYTTDAEVDAVVDGVQGAIDFFRRGA, encoded by the coding sequence ATGAGCACTTCCCGCGACGACGACGCGATCAGCCCGCCGAGCGACGGTCCCCTCACAGATCAGGAGGTGCGACGCCTCCGCGAGGACTTCCCGATCCTGCAGACCGAGGTGCACGGGCATCCGCTCTCCTACCTCGACTCCGGGGCGACGTCGCAGCGCCCCTTCTCCGTGCTCGATGCGGAACGCGAGTTCGCCTCCACCCTCAACGCGGCCGTGCACCGCGGTGCGCACACGCTGGCGGCCGAGGCGACGGAGGTCTTCGAGGATGCCAGGGAGAGCGTGGCGCGCTTCATCGGAGCAGGCGAGGGCGAGCTGGTCTGGACGTCGAACGCCACCGAGGCGCTGAATCTCATCGCGTACTCGCTCTCGAACGCCTCGCTCGGGCGCGGGGGAGCGGCGGCGGAGCCGCTGCGCCTGCGCGAGGGCGATGAGATCGTGACCACGGAGATGGAGCACCACGCCAACCTCATCCCGTGGCAGGAGCTCGCCGCGCGCACCGGCGCGACCCTGCGCGTGATCCCGCTCGACGACCACGGTGCACTGCGGCTCGATGCCGCTGCGGAGATCATCTCCGCGCGCACCAGGCTCGTCGCGGTCACCCACGTGTCGAACGTGCTGGGGGTGATCAACCCCGTGGCCCAGCTCGTCGGTCTCGCCCGCGAGGTCGGCGCGTTGGTGGTGCTCGACGCCTGTCAGTCCGCGCCGCATCTGCCGCTCGACGTGCATGCTCTCGACGTCGACTTCGCCGTGATCTCGGGTCACAAGATGCTGGGTCCGACCGGGATCGGCGCGCTCTACGGACGCCGCGAGCTGCTCGAGATCATGCCCCCGTTCCTCACCGGCGGATCCATGATCACCACCGTCACCACCACCGAGGCCTCGTACCTGCCACCGCCTCAGCGCTTCGAGGCCGGTACGCAGCGGGTGTCGCAGGTCGTCGCGCTGGCCGCCGCGGTCGACTACCTCACCGCGGTGGGGATGCCCCGGATCGCCGCCCACGAGGCGGCGCTCGGCGCACGCCTCTTCGACGGGCTCACCGCCATCGACGGAGTGCGGGTGCTCGGCGCCGGCATCGCGTTGCCCAGGGTGGGCCTCGCGAGCTTCGACGTCGACGGCATCCACTCGCACGACGTCGGGCAGTTCCTCGACGACCTCGGCATCGCGGTGCGGGTCGGACACCACTGCGCGCAGCCGTTGCACCGCCGTCTCGGCATCACCTCGTCGACCAGGGCGAGCACGTATCTGTACACCACCGACGCCGAAGTGGATGCCGTCGTCGACGGCGTCCAGGGCGCGATCGACTTCTTCCGGAGGGGCGCATGA
- the sufU gene encoding Fe-S cluster assembly sulfur transfer protein SufU, whose protein sequence is MSDLQGLYQELILDHSRTPHGFGLREEIAAQSHQVNPTCGDEVTLQVHRADDGSIEALAWEGHGCAISQASASLLAELAEGLTVPELEVRIAAFREAMRSRGKIEPDEELLGDVAALGGVSRYVARVKCAMLAWVAVEDALHRA, encoded by the coding sequence ATGAGTGATCTGCAGGGCCTGTATCAGGAGCTCATCCTCGACCATTCGCGCACCCCGCACGGGTTCGGGCTCCGCGAGGAGATCGCGGCGCAGTCCCACCAGGTGAACCCGACCTGCGGCGATGAGGTCACCCTGCAGGTGCATCGGGCCGACGACGGCAGCATCGAGGCGCTGGCGTGGGAGGGGCACGGATGCGCCATCTCCCAGGCATCCGCGTCGCTGCTCGCCGAGCTCGCCGAGGGACTCACCGTGCCCGAGCTCGAGGTCCGCATCGCGGCGTTCCGCGAGGCCATGCGCTCGCGCGGCAAGATCGAGCCCGACGAGGAGCTCCTCGGCGACGTGGCGGCCCTGGGCGGTGTCTCGCGGTACGTGGCACGGGTGAAGTGCGCGATGCTCGCCTGGGTCGCCGTCGAAGACGCGCTCCACCGGGCGTGA
- a CDS encoding GNAT family N-acetyltransferase — protein MPLRLTPLDDARFDDWRAATRVRLLALRRESGMFVGGDAIERVDEFLDELLPHGLATETSLILTIDEGAHRRGTVWLAANNGVLFVVDLSFDSVPDARLLDQVLDRLKELARRQSVDRISMAVYVCDGTSRAFVEGRGFEVASIQMLLEPLPPRNPPSSLVLTPMTADRFVDFAASSEAAFAEDLASSGRYSAEDAAVESHRQMQLELPDGIESAGQELFTAEVDGEEVGVLWIGIRRRGGRPHAFILDIEIASDRRRRGYGRDVMIAAEREAARFGADSIGLHVFGFNEAAVRLYEGLGYRRVEERFLLSL, from the coding sequence ATGCCTCTGCGCCTGACTCCGCTCGATGACGCCCGGTTCGACGACTGGCGTGCGGCCACGCGGGTGCGCCTGCTCGCCCTGCGCCGCGAGTCGGGGATGTTCGTCGGGGGCGACGCGATCGAACGGGTCGATGAGTTCCTCGACGAGCTGCTGCCGCACGGGCTCGCCACCGAGACCTCTCTGATCCTCACGATCGACGAGGGAGCGCACCGTCGGGGAACGGTGTGGCTGGCAGCCAACAACGGGGTGCTCTTCGTCGTCGATCTCTCGTTCGACTCCGTGCCGGATGCGCGGCTGCTCGACCAGGTGCTCGATCGTCTGAAGGAGCTCGCACGGCGGCAGAGCGTCGACCGGATCAGCATGGCCGTCTACGTCTGCGACGGCACGAGCCGCGCGTTCGTCGAGGGGCGCGGATTCGAGGTCGCCTCGATCCAGATGCTCCTCGAACCGCTGCCGCCGCGCAATCCGCCGTCGTCTCTGGTGCTGACGCCGATGACGGCCGACCGCTTCGTCGATTTCGCGGCGTCGTCGGAGGCGGCCTTCGCCGAGGACCTCGCATCCTCCGGTCGCTATTCCGCGGAAGATGCGGCGGTCGAGTCGCATCGGCAGATGCAGCTCGAACTGCCCGACGGCATCGAGTCCGCCGGACAGGAGCTCTTCACCGCCGAGGTCGACGGCGAGGAGGTCGGGGTGCTCTGGATCGGCATCCGCCGGCGGGGCGGGCGCCCGCACGCGTTCATCCTCGACATCGAGATCGCGAGCGACCGGCGTCGCCGGGGGTACGGACGCGACGTGATGATCGCGGCCGAACGGGAGGCGGCGCGGTTCGGCGCCGACTCGATCGGACTGCACGTCTTCGGCTTCAACGAGGCCGCGGTGCGGCTGTACGAGGGGCTGGGATACCGCCGCGTCGAGGAGCGATTCCTGCTGTCTCTCTGA
- a CDS encoding NADPH-dependent F420 reductase: MTTLGIIGAGHIGSQIARVAVANGYDVVIANSRGPETLAGLIAELGPKARAATAVDAAEAAEVAVVTVPLGAIDQLPVDQLAGKIVLDTNNYYFERDGHIEALDKGETTTSEMLQQKLPTSRIAKAFNHIFSADITTDGTPAGTEGRRALATAGDDAEATDFVTRFYDEVGFDTVNIGPLSESWRVERDRPAYVVKQTAAELEANLAKANRLP; encoded by the coding sequence ATGACAACTCTCGGAATCATCGGAGCAGGACACATCGGCAGCCAGATCGCGCGGGTCGCGGTGGCAAACGGGTACGACGTCGTGATCGCGAACTCCCGCGGGCCGGAGACCCTCGCGGGTCTCATCGCGGAGCTCGGACCGAAGGCGAGAGCGGCGACCGCCGTCGACGCTGCCGAGGCCGCAGAGGTGGCGGTCGTGACCGTGCCGCTCGGCGCGATCGATCAGCTGCCCGTCGACCAGCTCGCCGGCAAGATCGTGCTCGACACCAACAACTACTACTTCGAGCGCGACGGTCACATCGAGGCGCTCGACAAGGGCGAGACGACCACCTCCGAGATGCTGCAGCAGAAGCTGCCGACGTCGCGGATCGCGAAGGCGTTCAACCACATCTTCTCGGCCGACATCACCACCGACGGAACCCCTGCCGGAACCGAGGGTCGCCGCGCACTCGCCACCGCGGGCGATGACGCCGAGGCCACGGACTTCGTCACGCGGTTCTATGACGAGGTGGGCTTCGACACCGTGAACATCGGCCCGCTGAGCGAGTCCTGGCGCGTCGAGCGCGACCGCCCGGCATATGTCGTGAAGCAGACCGCCGCGGAGCTCGAGGCGAACCTCGCGAAGGCGAACCGCCTGCCCTGA
- a CDS encoding GntR family transcriptional regulator, translated as MTRILRDDIILGRRAPGSRLVERDIAAELHVSRLPVREAIRTLASEGVVVARPRSWAVVREFTRRDIQDFGEVREAIETLIFLFAAERHTEQGLVRLRAALERELAAAEAGDTEVARMAAGEFHEVATELAGNEMLDELIGVFVTRLRWLFGQHDDLLAMAEEHRVIFEAVAARDTDTLRWLIPRHLANGQATAERRLASGPSTV; from the coding sequence GTGACGCGCATTCTTCGCGACGACATCATCCTCGGGCGCCGCGCGCCCGGATCGCGACTCGTCGAACGCGACATCGCTGCCGAACTCCACGTCTCGCGGCTGCCGGTGCGCGAGGCGATCCGCACCCTGGCCAGCGAGGGAGTGGTGGTCGCGAGGCCGCGCAGCTGGGCGGTCGTGCGCGAGTTCACACGCCGGGACATCCAGGACTTCGGCGAGGTGCGCGAAGCCATCGAGACCCTCATCTTCCTGTTCGCCGCCGAGCGTCATACCGAGCAGGGCCTCGTGCGACTCCGCGCGGCGCTCGAGCGGGAGCTCGCGGCGGCGGAGGCGGGGGACACCGAGGTCGCTCGCATGGCTGCCGGTGAGTTCCACGAGGTGGCGACGGAGCTGGCGGGCAACGAGATGCTCGACGAGCTCATCGGCGTGTTCGTGACCCGACTGCGCTGGCTGTTCGGACAGCATGACGACCTGCTCGCGATGGCCGAGGAGCACCGGGTGATCTTCGAGGCGGTCGCTGCGCGCGACACCGACACGCTGCGCTGGCTGATCCCGCGGCATCTGGCGAACGGACAGGCCACCGCCGAACGCCGCCTCGCGAGTGGGCCCTCCACGGTCTGA
- a CDS encoding heavy-metal-associated domain-containing protein: MSTTTYAVTGMTCGHCERSVRSEVSKLSGVTAIEVSADSGRLVITADAPVDDAAVLAAVDEAGYTAVRA, from the coding sequence ATGAGTACGACCACCTACGCCGTGACCGGGATGACCTGCGGACACTGCGAGCGATCCGTCCGTAGCGAGGTCTCGAAGCTGTCGGGGGTGACCGCGATCGAGGTGAGCGCGGACTCGGGCAGGCTCGTGATCACTGCCGACGCCCCGGTCGACGACGCCGCCGTGCTGGCCGCCGTCGACGAGGCCGGATACACCGCGGTCCGTGCCTGA